From Maniola hyperantus chromosome 28, iAphHyp1.2, whole genome shotgun sequence, one genomic window encodes:
- the LOC117994972 gene encoding putative histone-lysine N-methyltransferase 1 has translation MEDIDQNVYVISLDALDLNLLPTIYNTRDDRIAPLWTKSNLDRRNDEYYQFEIKSKDSEESVKDESPKRELENVICNICDIDVPKPFLKEHRKSSRHITNMKIADIAVHRMNKYINNTDNENCCTDCDEIDQSAHFCAACVTVVDAKDKVPHEKSLAHKNSVILEKIFNDFLLLYNHQEEVNDGKAEDEVNTNKNDSNTKLSDDVLKFVNVTDSGNTSNEVLKLIEKPIDAPDKTIKIKNNNEPTQAGIKEQPKGMPLSDYLSIINDLVHVPMFFKSKNNDNNFIEIETIDGSTVKVREDNFHGLNRVGTKHIQCYVCNKIFKAKSIDKHKMSEKHIHYMTAPLKDKHCARQIDDSSSHCVICNMITEYSDLHSLCDEDHEKNLKDALISDKFVEENLHSRKKTQKDTVLKDTTETEENDDKWIEVNKKKKGFSFTFASQNSVTTNESQGSSVAPNKFFCKACNEYISTLSHAQHYATTKHVFNSKSKYHYLMTEIENELFCIVCDVKVTNVVKDVKKHVYEMAHIKKYNQILAENKIKQLKDIFYCDPCDEVILFRRELIHIKEKSHQAKCFSDGYSVSEDEEIEKENYKMPIDCFHCDVCNVNVANYERNIQEHMNGKKHASNVKRSNPTSDTDDNDSDIPKRVSNIHYLMENTKFSTLLNCKVCKVVLLHNETWVRDHLASSKHKVNYKKLLKDNHLVLKKDNCYCNVCSISIGFKSELIHIGGKKHNRMVMQNLELLSSVSDPSAVIDSKVSTDNQNVSNHNMDTPSVFNAKDINNIEKPSVSNAKNINNIDKPLVSNVEDVNTTDEPSVSNAKYVNNVDKPSVSNSKDVNNMDKPSVSNAKYLNNIDKPSVTDAKYLNSIDKPSVSNAKDVNNTDMSTSDNKLLLHIEHPDIELEMLVLLLPTSNPKEVICKICEVTVPFNKHNVTTHMNGIKHKLAQKASLEEVAKVC, from the exons ATGGAAGACATAGATCAAAATGTCTATGTAATATCATTAGATGCGCTGGATTTGAACCTGCTACCAACTATATATAACACACGGGACGACAGAATTGCACCTCTGTGGACCAAAAGCAATCTAGACCGGCGAAATGACGAATATTATCAATTCGAAATTAAAAGTAAGGATTCTGAAGAAAGTGTCAAAG ATGAGTCGCCGAAACGTGAGTTAGAAAATGTAATTTGTAACATATGTGACATTGATGTGCCTAAACCGTTTTTGAAAGAACATAGGAAGAGTTCGAGGCACATTACCAACATGAAAATAGCTGATATCGCTGTACACAGAATGAAcaagtacataaataatacagatAATGAAAATTGCTGTACCGATTGTGACGAAATCGATCAATCTGCACACTTTTGTGCTGCATGTGTAACTGTTGTGGATGCTAAAGATAAAGTTCCTCATGAGAAATCGCTTGCACATAAGAATAGTGTAATTCTCGAAAAAATCTTTAATGATTTCCTTCTTTTGTATAACCATCAAGAAGAAGTTAATGATGGTAAAGCAGAAGATGAAgtgaatacaaataaaaatgattcAAATACCAAATTAAGTGATGATGTACTAAAATTTGTTAACGTAACTGATTCTGGCAATACATCAAATGAGGTGCTAAAGTTAATTGAAAAACCGATTGATGCACCagataaaacaattaaaattaaaaataacaatgaaCCAACACAAGCAGGAATAAAGGAACAACCCAAAGGAATGCCTTTAAGTGActatttaagtataattaacGATTTAGTTCATGTTCCaatgttttttaaatcaaaaaacaatgataataatttcattgaaatcgaaACGATAGATGGCAGTACTGTCAAAGTTAGAGAAGACAACTTCCACGGTTTGAATAGAGTTGGAACTAAGCATATACAATGTTACGTATGCAACAAGATTTTCAAAGCAAAATCCATTGATAAACATAAAATGAGTGAGAAGCATATTCATTATATGACAGCCCCGTTGAAAGATAAACATTGTGCAAGACAG atcGATGATTCCTCGAGTCACTGTGTGATATGCAATATGATAACAGAATACTCTGATCTCCACTCACTATGTGACGAAGAccatgaaaaaaatctaaaagatGCACTCATATCCGATAAATTTGTTGAAGAGAATCTACATTCAcgtaaaaagacacaaaaagataCAGTTTTAAAAGATACTACGGAAACTGAAGAAAATGATGATAAATGGATTGAAgttaacaagaaaaaaaaaggcttttcctttacttttgctTCTCAAAATAGTGTTACAACAAATGAAAGTCAAGGATCAAGTGTGGCACCAAATAAATTCTTTTGTAAAGCATGCAATGAATATATAAGTACATTAAGTCACGCGCAACATTATGCGACAACAAAACACGTTTTTAACTCAAAATCTAAGTACCATTATCTAATGACAGAAATAGAAAATGAATTATTCTGCATAGTTTGTGATGTTAAAGTAACAAATGTCGTCAAGGATGTCAAAAAACATGTCTATGAAATGGCACACATAAAGAAATACAATCAGATACTTGCCGAAAACAAAATCAAGCAACTTAAAGATATTTTCTACTGTGATCCTTGTGATGAAGTGATATTGTTCAGACGTGAGTTAATACACATAAAGGAAAAATCGCATCAAGCTAAATGCTTTTCCGATGGTTATAGTGTGTCAGAAGATGAAgaaattgaaaaagaaaattacaaaatgCCAATTGATTGCTTTCATTGTGACGTTTGTAATGTAAATGTGGCGAATTACGAACGTAATATACAAGAACATATGAACGGAAAAAAGCACGCGTCAAACGTTAAAAgatcgaatcccacttctgatactGATGATAACGATAGTGATATTCCAAAACGAGTTTCAAACATTCATTACCTAATGGAAAACACTAAATTCTCAACATTGTTGAATTGTAAAGTATGTAAAGTTGTTCTTTTACATAATGAAACCTGGGTGAGAGACCACTTGGCTTCATCGAAACATAAagtgaattataaaaaattattaaaagacaATCATTTAGTATTGAAGAAAGACAACTGTTATTGTAACGTCTGTAGTATCTCGATAGGTTTTAAAAGTGAACTCATACATATTGGTGGAAAAAAACATAATAGGATGGTAATGCAAAATTTGGAGTTACTTAGTTCGGTGTCTGATCCCAGTGCCGTAATAGATTCAAAAGTTTCAACAGACAATCAAAATGTGTCTAACCATAATATGGACACACCATCAGTGTTTAATGCCAAAGACATAAATAACATAGAAAAACCATCAGTGTCTAATGCCAAAAACATAAATAACATAGACAAGCCTTTAGTGTCCAATGTCGAAGACGTAAATACTACGGATGAACCATCTGTATCTAATGCCAAATATGTAAATAACGTAGACAAACCATCAGTGTCTAATTCCAAAGACGTAAATAACATGGACAAACCATCAGTGTCTAATGCCAAATACCTAAATAACATAGACAAACCATCAGTGACTGATGCCAAATACCTAAATAGCATAGACAAACCATCAGTATCTAATGCCAAAGACGTAAATAATACAGATATGTCAACaagtgataataaattattacttcaCATTGAACACCCGGACATTGAACTGGAAATGCTCGTGTTGTTACTGCCGACAAGCAATCCTAAAGAGGTGATATGTAAGATATGCGAAGTGACAGTACCGTTTAATAAACATAATGTTACTACGCATATGAATGGCATAAAACATAAGCTTGCGCAGAAAGCGTCGCTTGAAGAAGTAGCAAAAGTTTGctaa